Proteins from one Flammeovirgaceae bacterium genomic window:
- a CDS encoding aromatic ring-hydroxylating dioxygenase subunit alpha, whose product MASDQPLFLKNLWYFAFHGSQLKKGKLVQKEILGEKIVFGRGKDGHPFALKDNCPHRGVPLSAGWFDGRTIQCCYHGWKFDCSGTCTGIPAMADDKFDVGKIKVYEFPCREISNTIWVYIPQNKLKLEDATERVPNLLIGSDKEFLHVETVTMPTNIDHSVIGLIDPAHVTFVHQSWFWRSSKNLKLKEKKFVPDGMGFKMVRHAPSSNSKGYSVLKGGTSTEINFQLPGNRIEHIQVGKNEIVSITTLTPINENETELNHIFYTTIGLAKILWAPLKRLGKTFIGQDLGVFQKLREGLDTNPTLMLIGDPDTQAKWYYELKKGWHKSIDGKIPFVNPLQPQTLRWIT is encoded by the coding sequence ATGGCTTCGGACCAGCCCCTTTTCTTAAAAAACCTCTGGTATTTTGCCTTCCACGGTTCGCAACTAAAAAAAGGCAAACTTGTCCAAAAGGAAATCCTTGGCGAAAAGATTGTTTTTGGGCGCGGCAAAGATGGCCACCCCTTTGCGCTAAAAGACAATTGCCCGCACAGGGGGGTGCCCCTGTCTGCCGGGTGGTTCGATGGCCGCACCATCCAATGCTGTTACCATGGTTGGAAGTTTGACTGTTCGGGGACCTGCACGGGCATACCCGCAATGGCAGATGACAAATTTGATGTGGGCAAAATCAAGGTTTATGAATTTCCCTGCAGGGAAATCAGCAATACCATATGGGTGTATATACCTCAAAACAAATTGAAGCTGGAAGATGCAACGGAAAGGGTGCCCAACTTGTTGATTGGCAGTGACAAGGAATTCCTTCATGTGGAAACGGTGACCATGCCTACCAACATCGACCATTCCGTGATTGGCCTTATAGACCCCGCGCATGTCACCTTTGTCCATCAGTCCTGGTTTTGGCGGTCGAGCAAAAACCTGAAGTTGAAGGAAAAAAAATTTGTTCCCGATGGGATGGGTTTTAAAATGGTAAGGCATGCGCCTTCCTCCAACTCAAAGGGCTACTCGGTATTAAAAGGGGGCACCAGTACGGAAATCAATTTTCAATTGCCCGGAAACCGGATTGAACACATTCAGGTGGGCAAAAACGAAATCGTGTCCATTACCACCCTTACCCCGATTAACGAAAACGAGACGGAGCTAAACCATATTTTTTACACCACCATCGGGTTGGCCAAAATACTGTGGGCACCACTGAAGCGCCTGGGCAAGACTTTTATAGGCCAGGACCTGGGGGTTTTCCAGAAACTGCGGGAAGGGCTTGACACCAACCCTACCCTGATGCTGATAGGCGACCCGGATACCCAGGCCAAATGGTACTACGAATTAAAAAAAGGTTGGCATAAGTCCATCGATGGGAAAATCCCTTTTGTCAACCCCTTGCAGCCGCAAACCCTCAGGTGGATAACATAA
- a CDS encoding helix-turn-helix domain-containing protein, with protein sequence MKSVSILVPESSVSQAIADPHYCFSAVNQFLALAGKPPLFEVWLVGAKKAIKLNGGRFIVQPDKLLKDVKSTDLVIVPALFGNMREAVAKNNKLVPWIVGQYNKGAEVASLCVGAFLLASTGLLNGKKCSTHWGFANEFREMFPEVEVTDGSIVTEEGRIYSSGGANSYWNLLLYLVEKYTNRETAILASKYFAIDIDRHSQSAFAMFSGQKGHTDGTVKLAQDYIERKVDERITVDELAEKFSVGRRTFERRFKQATHNSVLEYVHRIKMEAAKRSFENSRKNISEVMYDVGYTDTKAFRTIFKKVTGLTPVAYRNKFNKMAAGT encoded by the coding sequence ATGAAAAGTGTAAGCATATTGGTCCCGGAATCATCCGTGTCACAGGCCATAGCCGATCCCCATTATTGTTTTTCTGCCGTTAACCAATTTTTGGCACTAGCAGGCAAGCCGCCCCTTTTCGAGGTTTGGCTGGTAGGGGCGAAGAAGGCCATTAAGCTAAATGGTGGCCGGTTTATTGTCCAGCCCGACAAGTTGTTGAAGGATGTTAAAAGCACCGATCTTGTCATTGTTCCGGCATTGTTTGGCAATATGCGGGAAGCCGTTGCAAAAAACAACAAGCTGGTCCCCTGGATAGTCGGCCAGTACAACAAGGGGGCGGAAGTGGCTTCCCTTTGTGTGGGGGCTTTTTTGCTGGCCTCCACGGGGCTGCTCAATGGCAAAAAATGTTCCACCCATTGGGGCTTTGCCAATGAATTCAGGGAAATGTTTCCTGAGGTAGAGGTAACGGACGGAAGCATCGTAACGGAAGAAGGCCGTATATACAGCAGTGGTGGTGCAAATTCCTATTGGAACCTACTCCTTTACCTGGTAGAGAAATATACAAACCGTGAAACGGCCATCCTGGCCTCCAAATATTTTGCCATTGACATCGACCGCCACAGTCAATCTGCATTTGCCATGTTCTCAGGGCAAAAGGGGCATACGGATGGTACCGTGAAGTTGGCCCAGGATTATATTGAAAGGAAAGTGGATGAAAGGATAACGGTGGACGAACTGGCGGAAAAGTTTAGCGTGGGCAGAAGGACATTTGAACGAAGATTTAAACAAGCTACCCACAACTCCGTGCTGGAGTATGTGCACCGGATAAAAATGGAAGCCGCCAAACGAAGCTTTGAAAATAGCAGGAAAAACATCAGCGAAGTGATGTACGATGTTGGCTACACCGACACCAAAGCCTTTAGGACAATTTTCAAAAAAGTAACCGGCCTTACCCCGGTAGCCTACCGGAACAAATTTAACAAGATGGCTGCGGGCACCTGA
- a CDS encoding DUF1801 domain-containing protein — MNPKVDWFFEKDTQWQKEYQQLRAIVLACGLTEELKWGVPCYTLPSPDGGKSRNIVLIHGFKEYCALLFHKGALLADTHGLLIQQTKNVQAARQIRFANGKEIVKSKNILKAYVKEAMAVEKAGLKVNLKKTSEFTMPKEFRKDLHENPTLKKAFNSLTPGRQRGYLLYFSSPKQSKARESRVARCIPKILKGKGLNDQ; from the coding sequence ATGAACCCCAAAGTAGATTGGTTTTTTGAAAAGGACACCCAGTGGCAGAAGGAATATCAACAATTAAGGGCCATTGTGCTTGCTTGTGGATTGACGGAAGAACTGAAATGGGGCGTTCCCTGCTACACGCTCCCCTCCCCCGATGGTGGGAAAAGCCGCAACATCGTTTTGATCCACGGGTTCAAGGAATATTGTGCGCTGCTTTTCCACAAAGGGGCCTTGCTGGCCGATACCCACGGGCTCCTTATCCAGCAAACCAAAAACGTGCAGGCCGCACGGCAAATCCGGTTTGCCAACGGTAAGGAAATTGTAAAATCCAAAAACATCCTTAAAGCCTATGTCAAAGAAGCCATGGCGGTTGAAAAGGCCGGTTTGAAAGTAAACCTTAAAAAGACTTCCGAATTTACCATGCCTAAAGAATTCCGGAAGGATTTGCATGAAAACCCTACCCTTAAGAAAGCATTTAACTCATTGACCCCCGGGCGGCAGAGGGGGTACCTATTGTATTTCTCCTCCCCCAAGCAATCCAAGGCCCGCGAATCGCGTGTGGCCAGGTGCATACCCAAAATCCTTAAAGGAAAGGGGCTTAACGACCAGTAA
- a CDS encoding metallophosphoesterase encodes MKPFRLLLLAVAIAACQGTGGRPTPFSHNLEAGPTPWSYEPTGKPEGQFTFAIISDLNSGERDGVFEVAMEQVNLLRPEFILSVGDLVNGETSDPVELQKQYDGFDQRAARANAPLFHTGGNHDLTSQAMRDFWTKRYGRRYYHFIYQNVLFLVLDTEDYTDELREKINVARSEAIAILDGPHPEDFPSTAYYKMPERKTGKIEEEQNAYFEKVIAAHPEVRWTFLLMHKPVWKREGEGNLSRMEKALGDRKYTVINGHLHSYSHTERNGHDYITLGTTGGSQNPEDENAFDHITLVSFSGDGPAIANIRMDGLLDKTGKLPLNGDRYCYQASKCKGDEE; translated from the coding sequence ATGAAACCATTTCGATTGTTGCTGTTGGCCGTTGCCATTGCCGCCTGCCAGGGTACAGGCGGGAGGCCCACGCCATTTTCCCACAACCTGGAAGCGGGCCCCACACCGTGGTCCTACGAACCCACGGGCAAACCAGAAGGGCAATTTACCTTTGCCATAATTTCCGACCTCAACAGTGGGGAACGGGACGGGGTTTTTGAAGTGGCCATGGAGCAGGTCAATTTGTTGCGGCCGGAATTTATTTTAAGCGTGGGGGACCTGGTGAATGGCGAAACAAGTGATCCCGTGGAATTACAAAAGCAATACGATGGTTTTGACCAGCGGGCTGCCCGGGCCAATGCGCCCCTGTTCCACACCGGTGGCAACCACGACCTCACCAGCCAGGCGATGCGGGATTTTTGGACAAAACGGTACGGCAGAAGGTATTACCATTTTATCTACCAAAACGTGCTCTTCCTTGTTTTGGATACGGAAGACTATACGGACGAACTTAGGGAGAAGATCAATGTGGCACGGTCAGAGGCCATCGCCATTTTAGATGGCCCCCATCCGGAAGATTTTCCTTCCACTGCCTATTACAAAATGCCCGAAAGGAAAACCGGGAAAATCGAAGAGGAACAAAATGCTTATTTTGAAAAGGTGATAGCTGCCCATCCGGAGGTGAGATGGACTTTTTTGTTAATGCACAAGCCGGTTTGGAAAAGGGAAGGGGAAGGCAACCTTTCAAGGATGGAAAAGGCGCTGGGCGATCGAAAATATACCGTGATCAATGGGCACCTCCATAGCTATTCCCATACCGAAAGGAACGGGCATGATTACATTACCCTCGGCACCACCGGGGGCAGTCAAAACCCTGAGGATGAAAACGCCTTTGACCACATTACTTTAGTGTCCTTTTCCGGTGATGGGCCTGCCATTGCGAACATAAGAATGGACGGGCTGTTGGACAAAACCGGGAAGTTGCCCCTCAATGGGGACCGATATTGCTACCAGGCATCAAAGTGCAAAGGGGATGAAGAATAA
- a CDS encoding dipeptidase produces MTKKIRNGFLAFLMIGAVAFFAFVPTYIDKSMNKVTGTYHGAPGPFYQSLPFIADLHCDMLLWDRNFLKQHDYGHVDLPRMQQANMAFQVFTIVSKTPRGINIEQNSDKTDQIALLSFAQLRPPSNWFSIKARALHQCRELHEAASQSQGAFRVITSQSGLRQFIADRHQNPSLTAGMLGLEGAHCLEGDIANLEDFYDAGVRYIGLSHFFDNEWAGSAHGIKKGGLTEMGKQLVKKMVEMNVIIDLAHASSQTIDEVLALTDRPVIISHTGLKSMCDNQRNLSDEHLLEIGRRNGLVGVGLWETAVCGTDALATAKSIRYVANTIGVDKVALGSDFDGAITTHFDVTGLPLIVDALKSEKFTDKEIEFIMGGNVRDFLLRNLPAR; encoded by the coding sequence ATGACAAAAAAAATCCGTAATGGCTTCCTGGCCTTCCTCATGATCGGTGCCGTGGCCTTTTTCGCATTTGTGCCCACCTACATCGACAAGTCCATGAACAAGGTGACCGGTACTTATCACGGTGCCCCGGGCCCATTCTACCAATCGCTCCCTTTTATAGCCGACCTCCATTGTGACATGCTGCTGTGGGACCGCAATTTCCTGAAACAACATGACTACGGACATGTGGACTTGCCCCGCATGCAACAGGCCAACATGGCCTTTCAGGTTTTTACCATCGTAAGCAAGACCCCACGCGGCATCAATATTGAGCAAAATAGCGACAAGACGGACCAGATCGCCTTACTCAGTTTTGCCCAACTGCGCCCTCCCTCCAACTGGTTTAGCATCAAGGCCCGGGCGCTCCACCAATGCCGGGAACTGCATGAGGCCGCAAGCCAATCGCAAGGGGCCTTCAGGGTGATAACTTCACAAAGTGGGTTGCGGCAATTTATCGCAGACCGGCACCAAAACCCATCCCTCACGGCCGGCATGCTCGGCCTGGAAGGGGCCCATTGCCTGGAAGGGGATATCGCCAACCTGGAAGATTTTTATGATGCGGGGGTCCGGTACATTGGGCTTTCCCATTTCTTTGACAACGAGTGGGCCGGTTCCGCCCACGGCATAAAAAAAGGGGGCCTTACGGAAATGGGAAAGCAGTTGGTCAAAAAAATGGTCGAAATGAACGTGATCATCGACCTGGCCCATGCCTCTTCCCAAACCATTGATGAGGTATTGGCCCTTACCGACCGCCCTGTTATTATTTCACATACGGGCCTCAAAAGCATGTGCGACAACCAAAGGAATTTGTCGGACGAACACCTACTGGAAATAGGCAGGAGGAATGGACTGGTGGGGGTCGGGCTATGGGAAACAGCCGTGTGCGGGACCGATGCCCTGGCCACTGCTAAAAGCATTCGGTACGTGGCCAATACAATCGGTGTGGACAAAGTTGCCTTGGGCAGCGACTTTGACGGGGCCATCACCACCCACTTTGATGTAACGGGCTTGCCGTTAATTGTGGACGCGTTAAAGAGTGAAAAATTTACCGACAAGGAAATTGAATTTATAATGGGGGGCAATGTCCGGGACTTCCTTCTCAGGAACCTACCCGCCCGCTAA
- a CDS encoding APC family permease encodes MKPPKKLSELEATAICGNDISSSVLYVSALAILYAGQFAWVSLLIVALVLFLFRKIYGEVVGALPLNGGAYNVLLNTTTKSNASLAATLTILSYMATCVLSGSEAMHYLHGLVPVIPVVPATIGLLVIFMMLTIMGISESAKAAVVIFVTHLSTLSLLVLAIAWYLITNGIGTLSINFKMPLEGSLTNALFFGFSAAMLGISGFESSANFVEEQKAGVFPKTLKNMWMVVSFFNPVIAFLAICALPMVEVGEHKETLLSYMGEVAGGKWLAYVISIDAVLVLSGAVLTSFVGVSGLIKRMSLDRILPQFLLKENKRNSNYRIIIGFFLLCFSILVLTRGELEPLAGVYTISFLSVMAYFAIGNLLLKIKRAKLPRPEHATAFTVFLALLGVVVALYGNIKLHPEYLVVFLQYFVPAILIIYALLNRLAIFELGLMVLKSASENIRRIALVSQLKLTRLVRKTSQQQFVFFTKGDDIATLNRVMMYVLENELTSRLRIVTVLKEGQEVSTEFMKDMEVLDRAYPDIKIVFLTERGTFGPELIDRLSREWNIPKNFMFIGSPGDRFPYRVSELGGVRLIIN; translated from the coding sequence TTGAAGCCTCCCAAAAAGCTTTCCGAACTTGAGGCCACCGCCATTTGCGGCAACGATATTTCTTCCAGTGTCCTGTATGTGTCTGCGCTTGCCATTCTCTATGCAGGGCAATTTGCGTGGGTTTCGTTATTGATAGTGGCGCTGGTCTTGTTCCTGTTCAGGAAAATTTATGGAGAGGTGGTGGGGGCCCTGCCGCTTAATGGTGGCGCCTATAATGTGTTGTTGAACACCACCACCAAATCCAATGCCTCGCTGGCGGCCACGCTTACCATCCTTTCATACATGGCCACCTGTGTGCTCTCCGGGAGCGAGGCCATGCACTACCTTCATGGGCTGGTGCCCGTAATACCGGTCGTGCCGGCCACCATCGGCTTGCTTGTCATTTTCATGATGCTCACTATAATGGGCATATCCGAATCCGCCAAGGCAGCCGTGGTGATTTTTGTTACCCACCTGAGCACGCTTTCTTTGTTGGTGCTGGCCATTGCCTGGTACCTCATTACCAATGGCATTGGCACATTGTCCATCAATTTTAAAATGCCCCTTGAAGGCAGCCTTACCAATGCTTTGTTTTTTGGTTTTAGCGCGGCCATGTTGGGCATCAGCGGGTTTGAAAGCTCGGCCAATTTTGTGGAGGAGCAAAAGGCCGGGGTGTTCCCCAAGACATTGAAGAATATGTGGATGGTGGTAAGTTTTTTCAACCCGGTTATCGCCTTCCTGGCCATTTGCGCTTTGCCTATGGTGGAAGTGGGGGAGCATAAGGAAACCCTACTCTCCTACATGGGGGAAGTGGCCGGGGGCAAGTGGCTGGCCTATGTAATTTCCATCGATGCGGTTTTGGTGCTGAGTGGTGCCGTCCTTACTTCGTTTGTGGGCGTGAGCGGGTTGATCAAGAGGATGTCACTGGATAGGATATTGCCTCAATTTTTGTTGAAAGAAAACAAAAGGAACAGCAATTATAGGATCATTATCGGTTTCTTTCTGCTTTGCTTTTCCATACTGGTGCTCACCAGAGGGGAGCTCGAGCCACTGGCAGGGGTATATACCATTTCCTTTTTGTCGGTGATGGCCTACTTTGCCATTGGCAACCTGCTTTTGAAAATAAAAAGGGCCAAGCTCCCGCGCCCCGAACACGCCACGGCCTTCACGGTGTTCTTGGCGCTTTTGGGCGTGGTGGTGGCCTTGTACGGCAACATCAAGTTGCACCCCGAATACCTGGTGGTGTTCCTCCAGTATTTTGTCCCCGCAATTTTGATCATTTATGCCTTGCTCAACCGGTTGGCCATCTTTGAACTGGGATTGATGGTATTGAAGTCCGCTTCGGAAAACATAAGGAGGATTGCCTTGGTCAGCCAACTCAAACTTACCCGGCTGGTAAGGAAAACCAGCCAACAGCAATTTGTGTTTTTTACCAAAGGGGACGATATCGCCACGTTGAACAGGGTGATGATGTATGTATTGGAGAACGAACTGACCAGCCGTTTGCGGATCGTGACCGTACTGAAGGAAGGGCAGGAGGTTTCCACGGAATTTATGAAAGACATGGAGGTGCTGGACAGGGCCTACCCGGACATAAAGATTGTGTTCCTTACTGAACGGGGCACCTTCGGCCCCGAACTGATCGACCGCCTTTCGCGGGAATGGAACATACCCAAAAATTTCATGTTCATCGGGTCACCCGGGGACCGGTTCCCTTACCGTGTCTCCGAATTGGGCGGTGTCCGTTTGATTATAAACTAA